In Mesorhizobium sp. M9A.F.Ca.ET.002.03.1.2, the DNA window TTTCCGTCCGGCCGGCGATAGACGATGTTGAGGTGCTCGTTTCCGGCGTTGCGGAAGACGAGGACCGGGCTGTCCTTGGCATCGAGCTCGATCACGGCTGACGCCACTGACATGGTCCGCAGCGTCAAGGTTGATTCGGCGACGATGGCCGGCGCGAAATTCTCCGGCAGGTCCTCATCATCATCGGCAAGCGGCGCCATCACCGTATAGGCGACGTCGGTGGGTTCGCCGTTGGCATTGCCTGAATTATGCGACTTCAGCCGACGCTTGTAGCGCCGAAGGCGGGTTTCGAGGCGATCGGACGCGGCCTCGAAAGCGAGCGTCGGGTCCTGAGCTTCACCGGTCGCCTGCAACGAAGCGCCGGAATCCAGCCGGATCATGCAATCGGCCGTGTAGCGCGACCCCGATTTGACGACTACGATTTGCCCCGAAAAGCCCCGATCGAAATATTTCCCGATCACTTCCCCGACACGTTCGTTGATGCGCGTACGGAACGCATCGCCGACATCCATGTGTTTTCCCGATATGCGCAATGTCATCTGAAAACTGACCTTCCTTGCTCAGGCTTCAAACTGTCCCGAGTTTATACCCGTGGTCTGTGCGCACAAGCTTTGCGGCGTCACTTGCGCCGATTTTAAATCCGAACTTTCCGGTTGATCACAAGCCGCCTTTTTGACCGTCCCGTGGCCAACGTCGTGGCGGACCATCCGCATGCGGGCAGTAGCCCGTCTCATGCGGGCGGGCTTCTAGCCACTTCGTTACGGCTTGTCAATGAAGCGCGAAAGCTGTGGAAATTCCGCGGGGATCAACGCCCGGCGCTGGCCAAAGCGCGTTTTTCACGCCGTCGCTGCACCGACGACGGAATATTCATGCTCTCCCGGTACTTGGCGACAGTACGCCTGGCGATATCGACGCCGTTTTCCCGCAACATGTCCACAATCGCGTCGTCGGAAAGCACGTCGACAGGCTTCTCCTCGTCGATCAACTGCTTGATGCGATCGCGCACGGCTTCCGACGAATGCGCGTCGCCGCCACCCGACGAAGCGATCGAGGCGGTGAAGAAATAGCGCAGTTCGAACACGCCGCGTGGCGTCAGCATGTATTTGTTCGCGGTGACCCGGCTGACGGTCGATTCGTGCATGCCGATGGCGTCGGCCACCATGCGCAGGTTGAGCGGCTTCAGGTGACGCACGCCATGGACGAGGAAAGCATCCTGCTGGCGCACGATTTCCGAGGCGACCTTGAGGATGGTCTTCGCCCGCTGGTCGAGGCTGCGAGTCAGCCAGTTGGCGTTCTGCAGGCATTCCGCCAGGAAATCCTTTTCCGTCTGGTTCTTCGCATGCGGTGAAACCTGGGCGAAATAGATATGATCGACCAGCACGCGCGGCAGCGTTTCGGCGTTGAGTTCGACCACCCAGCTCCCGTCATTGGCCGCCCGCACTTCGACATCGGCGATGATGGCGTCGCTGGTGCCGCCCGAAAACGCCATCCCCGGGCGCGGATCGAGCGCGCGTATCTCGGCCAGCATGTCGAGCAAATCCTCCTCGTCGACCCCGCAAATCCGTTTCAGGGTCTGGAAGTCGCGCCGCGCCAGGAGCTCGAGATTGGCGATCAAAGCCTTCATTGCCGGATCGAGGCGGTCGCGGACGGCAAGCTGCAGCGACAGACATTCGGCGAGGTCGCGGGCAAAGATGCCGGCTGGCTCGAATGCCTGGCAGACCGCGAGCACATTCGTCACCGCCGCTCTGTCGGTGCCGAGACGGGCGGCGATTTCCTCGATGTCGGCGCGCATATAGCCAGCCTCGTCGAGGCCATCGGCAAGTTCGCCGGCGATCAGGCGTGCCGCCGGGTCGGTAAAGGCAAGCGCGACCTGTTCGCCGACATGCTCGCGCAGCGTGATGGCGGTAGCCGCCATGTCTCCGACGTCGAAGCCGTCGGACGAGGACATGGAACCGCTGCCGGAGGCCGATTTCCACTGAGCCGTCAGGTCGGGACCGAGCCGCTCTGCTGTGCCGGGATCGTCGGGGAACAGATTTTCCAGCGAAGCATCGAGCTTTTCCGAGA includes these proteins:
- the raiA gene encoding ribosome-associated translation inhibitor RaiA, producing the protein MTLRISGKHMDVGDAFRTRINERVGEVIGKYFDRGFSGQIVVVKSGSRYTADCMIRLDSGASLQATGEAQDPTLAFEAASDRLETRLRRYKRRLKSHNSGNANGEPTDVAYTVMAPLADDDEDLPENFAPAIVAESTLTLRTMSVASAVIELDAKDSPVLVFRNAGNEHLNIVYRRPDGNIGWIDPSTTKVAQG
- the rpoN gene encoding RNA polymerase factor sigma-54 — translated: MALAAKLQLRQSQSLVMTPQLMQSIRLLQFTHIELERFIDDEIERNPLLERAEPQDDAASDQAQKIDAAPDEAANGDWFETETAWSAEAISEKLDASLENLFPDDPGTAERLGPDLTAQWKSASGSGSMSSSDGFDVGDMAATAITLREHVGEQVALAFTDPAARLIAGELADGLDEAGYMRADIEEIAARLGTDRAAVTNVLAVCQAFEPAGIFARDLAECLSLQLAVRDRLDPAMKALIANLELLARRDFQTLKRICGVDEEDLLDMLAEIRALDPRPGMAFSGGTSDAIIADVEVRAANDGSWVVELNAETLPRVLVDHIYFAQVSPHAKNQTEKDFLAECLQNANWLTRSLDQRAKTILKVASEIVRQQDAFLVHGVRHLKPLNLRMVADAIGMHESTVSRVTANKYMLTPRGVFELRYFFTASIASSGGGDAHSSEAVRDRIKQLIDEEKPVDVLSDDAIVDMLRENGVDIARRTVAKYRESMNIPSSVQRRREKRALASAGR